agccTGTCTCTCAGCTGGCGTCATGGCGGTGGCTATCTCCAACATAGCATTTTCAATACTCACATCCCAGCCATACTTGCTTTGATCTTGCTCCCAAAAGTCATCGCGAGCCACATCCATGAAAATATAACACATCTCACACAGAACTGTAAGCCCGTTGAGACGAGTTTGTGGGTGCGCAAACGCCCCACAGTGATCAGCGATGAGTTGAACCATGTTTGTGAAATCATCATTGCCACTGTCTGGCAAGCTGTTCCATAAACGCAAGAATCGAACGCGACTCTCTGCCTCCTCCATTGCTTTTCGGGCGGCCTCACGACAACCCCTGAAGCTCATTACATCACTCATTTCGCAGCGGTATATCCGGGTCTTGTCGTCCATTTGCTCTGATACTTTCGACTGCACTAGCTTACGCACTTCCACATAATCGTTTCCTGCAGCTTGCAGAACTTCGATGAGTTGGGCGCGGGTCAGGCGTTCGAGACATGAGGTGAGATCTCGCAGTTTGTATGCTTCCAGGGCGTGTTGGTGAGTGTTATCCTGTCTCCGAAATTCGGTGGTTACGGAGGAATCCGTTGAGTAATCGATTCCGTTCTGAGGGGAGGACATCGTGGACGATCTTTGTTTTAGGAATATTTGAGAAAAGGGCGACGAAGACCCCAGGTTGAGACGGAGTGTTCTTTTTGGGAAGGTCTGGATAACTGACTCTGTGAGTAGGGTAGATAGCTGTTTGCATGAAGGCCATACACAGAGGCCCCAATGTCTGGGTGGCTTTAAATAAACTATTGGTTCAAAGAACCTTCGAACGCCAACATTGACCCTCGAGGGATATaccattgtctttgttttctttgttgttcGACGGTCTGCAAAATGGCGTTATTGTTGGTCGAAAGCAAAGAGGTTATTCATTGTAAACTGGAACCAATGTCACCAGACGCTGATACGGTATTTCATTGTACTGGCTGAAAGCCCTTTAATTCTCGAACCATCTCGTGAAAGGTGGCG
This window of the Aspergillus oryzae RIB40 DNA, chromosome 8 genome carries:
- a CDS encoding uncharacterized protein (predicted protein), whose translation is MVYPSRVNVGVRRFFEPIVYLKPPRHWGLCLSTLLTESVIQTFPKRTLRLNLGSSSPFSQIFLKQRSSTMSSPQNGIDYSTDSSVTTEFRRQDNTHQHALEAYKLRDLTSCLERLTRAQLIEVLQAAGNDYVEVRKLVQSKVSEQMDDKTRIYRCEMSDVMSFRGCREAARKAMEEAESRVRFLRLWNSLPDSGNDDFTNMVQLIADHCGAFAHPQTRLNGLTVLCEMCYIFMDVARDDFWEQDQSKYGWDVSIENAMLEIATAMTPAERQAVVDDDDLWSALVYVYQESDEKIFRAFKDVIDEFPKVDTGAEDDGGENDELRSLFEESDQDGEQNEVDMSEAE